From the genome of Actinacidiphila yeochonensis CN732, one region includes:
- the tatA gene encoding Sec-independent protein translocase subunit TatA yields MLGNLKPLELLLILAVIVVLFGAKKLPDLARSLGKSARILKSEAKAMKDEVKDEWAGKGESAAAQQAAARTIQSAPGDTASARPVAEPEHTSAAS; encoded by the coding sequence ATGCTCGGCAACCTGAAGCCCCTGGAACTCCTCCTCATCCTCGCTGTGATCGTCGTCCTCTTCGGCGCCAAGAAGCTGCCCGATCTGGCACGCTCCCTCGGCAAGTCCGCCCGTATCCTCAAGAGCGAGGCCAAGGCCATGAAGGACGAGGTCAAGGACGAGTGGGCGGGCAAGGGAGAGTCGGCCGCCGCGCAGCAGGCCGCCGCCCGCACCATCCAGTCCGCGCCCGGCGACACCGCCAGCGCCCGCCCGGTCGCCGAGCCGGAGCACACCTCCGCCGCGAGCTGA
- the tatC gene encoding twin-arginine translocase subunit TatC encodes MPKTAPKQDKDPEGRMPLADHLRELRNRLVKSVLAIIVITIVAAFFYKHIIELLQHRIPANVRCVNGATHQKSTAPCAQMTVNGLLGGFSIALKVSLMAGVVLSSPVWLYQLWAFLAPGLHKNEKRYTLGFVAAGVPLFLAGATLAYEILPQTARIMIGFVPNDTTNLLALDDFLDLVVRMVVVFGLAFELPLVLVLLNFTGIVTGRRMLGWWRWMVIGITVFAAVATPTGDPLTMCLLAAPIVFLYFLAMAVCFLNDRRRARLRAADPDFGLDPDEASGLAHVPEQIAAEPFDAEAERRATDADYDDAT; translated from the coding sequence GTGCCCAAGACCGCCCCCAAGCAGGACAAGGACCCCGAAGGGCGGATGCCCCTGGCGGACCACCTGCGTGAGTTGCGCAACCGGCTGGTCAAGTCGGTGCTCGCCATCATCGTGATCACCATCGTGGCGGCGTTCTTCTACAAGCACATCATCGAGCTGCTCCAGCACCGCATCCCCGCGAACGTGCGCTGCGTGAACGGGGCCACCCACCAGAAGAGCACCGCGCCCTGCGCCCAGATGACCGTCAACGGTCTGCTCGGCGGCTTCTCGATCGCGCTGAAGGTCTCGCTGATGGCCGGCGTGGTGCTCTCCTCGCCGGTGTGGCTCTACCAGCTGTGGGCGTTCCTCGCGCCGGGCCTGCACAAGAACGAGAAGCGCTACACCCTCGGGTTCGTCGCCGCCGGCGTGCCGCTCTTCCTGGCCGGTGCCACGCTGGCCTACGAGATCCTGCCGCAGACCGCGCGGATCATGATCGGCTTCGTGCCGAACGACACCACCAACCTGCTGGCACTGGACGACTTCCTGGACCTGGTGGTCCGCATGGTCGTCGTCTTCGGGCTCGCCTTCGAGCTGCCGCTGGTGCTGGTGCTGCTCAACTTCACCGGCATCGTCACCGGCCGCCGGATGCTCGGCTGGTGGCGGTGGATGGTCATCGGCATCACCGTCTTCGCGGCCGTGGCCACGCCCACCGGCGACCCGCTGACGATGTGCCTGCTGGCCGCGCCGATCGTCTTCCTGTACTTCCTCGCGATGGCCGTCTGCTTCCTCAACGACCGCCGCCGCGCCCGGCTCCGCGCCGCCGACCCGGACTTCGGCCTCGACCCGGACGAGGCGTCCGGCCTCGCCCACGTGCCGGAGCAGATCGCCGCCGAGCCCTTCGACGCCGAGGCCGAGCGCCGCGCCACCGACGCGGACTACGACGACGCCACCTGA
- a CDS encoding DEAD/DEAH box helicase, whose amino-acid sequence MTEEMPPAERYAASLRRAAENATALAQFRELYEFGLDPFQTEACQALEAGSGVLVAAPTGSGKTVVGEFAVHLALREGRKCFYTTPIKALSNQKYNDLAKRYGADRVGLLTGDNSVNGDAPVIVMTTEVLRNMLYAGSAALDGLGYVVMDEVHYLSDRFRGAVWEEVIIHLPQSVTLVSLSATVSNAEEFGDWLDTVRGDTRVIVSEHRPVPLWQHVLAGRRMYDLFEEKAGVAGGKREVNADLERLARMESQRPYTGRGKRGREADRERERRARSRVWTPSRAEVVDRLDSEGLLPAITFIFSRAGCEAAVQQCLYAGLRLNDDAARARVRSIVEERTSAIPDEDLHVLGYFEWLEGLERGIAAHHAGMLPTFKEVVEELFTKGLVKAAFATETLALGINMPARSVVLEKLVKWNGETHADITPGEYTQLTGRAGRRGIDVEGHAVVLWQRGFNPAAVAGLAGTRTYPLRSSFKPSYNMAVNLVGQFGRHRSRELLETSFAQFQADRSVVGISRQVQRNEEGLDGYEEAMTCHLGDFGEYMALRRDLKDREAELSRQGSAQRRAEAMGALEKLKPGDIIQVPAGKYAGLALVLEPGIPGRAAGAHHPRGGEFHEGPRPLVLTAERQVKQLGQMDFPVPVVVLERMRVPKSFNPRSPQSRRDLASAMRSKAGSAGWAGPVRHRRERSAAADDTEIARLRTAIRAHPCHGCEDREDHARWSERYHRLRRDTQALERRIEGRTNTIARTFDRVCGVLADLDYLDGDTVTPDGRRLGRLYGELDLLASECLREGVWDGLGPAELAACASALVYEARQSDDAVAPRLPTGNARAALGEMVRIWGRLDALEEQHRINQAEGVGQREPDLGFAWAAHRWASGHTLDAVLSDADMPAGDFVRWCKQLIDVLGQIGNAAPEASPVRGNARKAVDALRRGVVAYSSVG is encoded by the coding sequence ATGACCGAAGAGATGCCGCCAGCCGAGCGCTACGCCGCCAGCCTCCGCCGCGCCGCCGAGAACGCCACCGCCCTCGCCCAGTTCCGCGAACTCTACGAGTTCGGCCTCGACCCGTTCCAGACCGAGGCGTGCCAGGCCCTGGAGGCCGGCAGCGGCGTCCTGGTCGCCGCCCCCACCGGATCGGGCAAGACCGTCGTCGGCGAGTTCGCCGTGCACCTGGCCCTGCGCGAGGGCCGCAAGTGCTTCTACACCACCCCGATCAAGGCGCTGTCGAACCAGAAGTACAACGACCTCGCCAAACGCTACGGCGCCGACCGCGTCGGCCTGCTCACCGGCGACAACAGTGTCAACGGCGACGCGCCGGTGATCGTCATGACCACCGAGGTGCTGCGGAACATGCTCTACGCGGGCTCCGCCGCCCTCGACGGCCTCGGCTACGTGGTGATGGACGAGGTCCACTACCTCTCCGACCGCTTCCGCGGCGCCGTGTGGGAGGAGGTGATCATCCACCTGCCGCAGTCCGTCACCCTCGTCTCGCTGTCGGCCACCGTCTCCAACGCCGAGGAGTTCGGCGACTGGCTGGACACCGTCCGCGGCGACACCAGGGTGATCGTCTCCGAGCACCGCCCCGTCCCGCTGTGGCAGCACGTGCTGGCCGGACGCCGGATGTACGACCTCTTCGAGGAGAAGGCCGGGGTCGCGGGCGGCAAGCGCGAGGTCAACGCCGACCTGGAGCGGCTGGCCCGGATGGAGAGCCAGCGCCCCTACACGGGCCGCGGCAAGCGCGGCCGGGAGGCCGACCGGGAGCGCGAACGGCGCGCCCGCAGCCGGGTGTGGACGCCGAGCCGGGCCGAGGTCGTCGACCGGCTGGACTCCGAGGGGCTGCTGCCCGCCATCACCTTCATCTTCAGCCGGGCCGGCTGCGAGGCCGCCGTCCAGCAGTGCCTGTACGCCGGCCTGCGGCTCAACGACGACGCGGCCCGCGCCCGGGTGCGGTCCATCGTCGAGGAGCGCACCAGCGCCATCCCCGACGAGGACCTGCACGTCCTGGGCTACTTCGAGTGGCTGGAGGGTCTGGAACGGGGGATCGCCGCCCACCACGCCGGCATGCTGCCGACGTTCAAGGAGGTCGTCGAGGAGCTGTTCACCAAGGGCCTGGTGAAGGCGGCGTTCGCCACCGAGACGCTGGCGCTCGGCATCAACATGCCGGCCCGCTCGGTGGTGCTGGAGAAGCTCGTCAAGTGGAACGGCGAGACCCACGCCGACATCACCCCCGGTGAGTACACCCAGCTCACCGGCCGCGCCGGGCGGCGCGGCATCGATGTCGAGGGCCACGCGGTGGTGCTGTGGCAGCGCGGCTTCAACCCGGCCGCCGTGGCCGGCCTCGCCGGCACCCGCACCTACCCGCTGCGGTCCTCCTTCAAGCCCTCGTACAACATGGCGGTCAACCTCGTCGGCCAGTTCGGCCGGCACCGCTCCCGGGAGCTGCTGGAGACGTCGTTCGCGCAGTTCCAGGCCGACCGCTCGGTGGTCGGCATCTCCCGGCAGGTGCAGCGCAACGAGGAGGGCCTGGACGGCTACGAGGAGGCGATGACCTGCCACCTCGGCGACTTCGGCGAGTACATGGCGCTGCGCCGCGACCTGAAGGACCGCGAGGCGGAGCTGTCCCGGCAGGGGTCCGCCCAGCGCCGGGCCGAGGCCATGGGCGCGCTGGAGAAGCTGAAGCCCGGGGACATCATCCAGGTGCCGGCCGGCAAGTACGCCGGGCTCGCGCTGGTGCTGGAGCCGGGCATCCCCGGCCGGGCCGCCGGTGCCCACCACCCGCGCGGCGGCGAGTTCCACGAGGGCCCGCGCCCGCTGGTGCTCACCGCCGAACGGCAGGTCAAGCAGCTGGGCCAGATGGACTTCCCGGTGCCCGTGGTGGTGCTGGAGCGGATGCGGGTGCCGAAGTCCTTCAACCCGCGCAGCCCGCAGTCCCGCCGCGACCTGGCCTCGGCGATGCGCAGCAAGGCCGGCAGCGCGGGCTGGGCCGGTCCGGTCCGGCACCGCCGGGAGCGGTCGGCCGCCGCCGACGACACCGAGATCGCCCGGCTGCGCACCGCCATCAGGGCCCACCCCTGCCACGGCTGCGAGGACCGCGAGGACCACGCCCGCTGGTCCGAGCGCTACCACCGGCTGCGCCGGGACACCCAGGCGCTGGAGCGGCGGATCGAGGGCCGCACCAACACCATCGCCCGCACCTTCGACCGGGTCTGCGGGGTGCTCGCCGACCTGGACTACCTCGACGGCGACACCGTCACCCCGGACGGCCGCCGGCTGGGACGCCTCTACGGCGAGCTGGACCTGCTGGCCAGCGAGTGCCTGCGCGAGGGCGTGTGGGACGGCCTGGGGCCGGCGGAGCTGGCCGCGTGCGCCTCGGCGCTGGTCTACGAGGCCCGGCAGTCCGACGACGCCGTGGCGCCCCGGCTGCCCACCGGCAACGCCCGGGCCGCACTCGGCGAGATGGTGCGGATCTGGGGGCGGCTGGACGCCCTGGAGGAGCAGCACCGGATCAACCAGGCCGAGGGCGTGGGCCAGCGCGAGCCCGACCTCGGCTTCGCCTGGGCCGCCCACCGCTGGGCCTCCGGCCACACCCTGGACGCGGTGCTCTCCGACGCCGACATGCCGGCCGGCGACTTCGTCCGCTGGTGCAAGCAGCTGATCGACGTCCTCGGCCAGATCGGCAACGCCGCGCCGGAGGCCAGCCCGGTGCGCGGCAACGCCCGCAAGGCGGTCGACGCACTGCGGCGAGGCGTTGTGGCGTACTCCTCAGTCGGGTGA
- a CDS encoding acyltransferase family protein, translated as MRKSGKRVDGIDGLRTFAVMLVIIYHFRPDLLPGGSIGVDIFYTISGFVITRLLIAEYARTGGISLRQFYRRRWLRLVPALLVVCALTAGLTFAPVPGFRHGWSAALLAAGSLVNIVRAAQSGAYSAVTAPLGHTWSLGVEEQFYLLWPPVLVALLHRFSSRTVLLSAGALAAIPVFWRFHLWSDTAAHRIYNGPDTRADQLLAGAVLAILLARLHTASPWRDRLRTWSTRLWAPAVVLLGLIVWQVPITGRSAWEEPVYTIGFLVIALLTVVLLACVELRPDAALNRLLSLTPLVWVGRNLSYGLYLWHYPLMHLLSGLGVGRMLFPSTMLATFILATASYYLVEEPCRRLKSRRRAPRPAALPEPAAGAGALPAAGLAAGTTAAAVPAQALASQDGPAGSAWEKPRELP; from the coding sequence GTGCGGAAGTCCGGCAAACGGGTCGACGGCATCGACGGGCTGCGCACCTTCGCCGTCATGCTGGTGATCATCTACCACTTCCGGCCCGACCTCCTGCCCGGGGGCTCCATCGGGGTCGACATCTTCTACACCATCAGCGGCTTCGTGATCACCCGGCTGCTCATCGCCGAGTACGCGAGAACCGGCGGCATCAGCCTGCGGCAGTTCTACCGACGCCGCTGGCTGCGGCTGGTACCCGCGCTGCTGGTGGTCTGCGCGCTCACCGCGGGCCTCACGTTCGCACCGGTGCCGGGGTTCCGGCACGGCTGGTCCGCCGCGCTGCTGGCCGCCGGCTCGCTGGTGAACATCGTGCGGGCCGCCCAGTCCGGCGCCTACTCCGCGGTGACGGCGCCGCTCGGCCACACCTGGTCGCTCGGTGTGGAGGAGCAGTTCTACCTGCTGTGGCCGCCGGTGCTGGTCGCCCTGCTGCACCGGTTCAGCAGCCGCACGGTGCTGCTGAGCGCCGGCGCGCTGGCGGCGATCCCGGTCTTCTGGCGCTTCCACCTGTGGTCCGACACCGCCGCCCACCGCATCTACAACGGCCCCGACACCCGCGCCGACCAGCTGCTGGCCGGTGCCGTGCTGGCCATCCTGCTGGCCCGGCTGCACACCGCCAGCCCCTGGCGGGACCGGCTGCGGACCTGGTCCACACGGCTGTGGGCGCCGGCCGTGGTGCTGCTGGGGCTCATCGTCTGGCAGGTGCCGATCACCGGGCGGAGCGCCTGGGAGGAGCCGGTCTACACCATCGGCTTCCTCGTCATCGCGCTGCTCACGGTGGTGCTGCTGGCCTGCGTCGAGCTGCGGCCGGACGCAGCCCTCAACCGGCTGCTGTCGCTGACGCCGCTGGTCTGGGTGGGCCGCAACCTCAGCTACGGCCTCTACCTGTGGCACTACCCGCTGATGCACCTGCTGTCCGGCCTGGGCGTGGGCAGGATGCTCTTCCCGTCGACGATGCTGGCCACGTTCATCCTGGCGACGGCGTCGTACTACCTGGTCGAGGAGCCGTGCCGACGGCTGAAGAGCCGCCGCCGGGCGCCGCGTCCGGCGGCCCTGCCGGAGCCTGCGGCCGGTGCGGGCGCGCTGCCCGCCGCCGGCCTGGCGGCGGGCACCACCGCCGCCGCGGTGCCGGCCCAGGCGCTCGCCTCCCAGGACGGCCCCGCCGGGTCGGCCTGGGAGAAGCCGCGCGAGCTGCCATAG